The genomic interval GCGCCTTTTCACAATATATAAACTGGGTTATGGGCTCTTCATTATCTCTACCCTTGATCAATCAACTTCCCCAACATCTCTTTCACCAACATCCTCCTTTCAGTTTTACCAACTTCAGATTTTCAGCTTCCATCATGAAATTCTCCACTACCACCGTTATTGTCGCTGCTACTCTTGGCCTGGCTGCTCCTGCTTTCCAGCAGGATGCTTCCAACAGCGACTTTATCTACCAGCTCCAGGTTTCTGACAAGAACAACCAGTTCAACCAGCAGCTGTTCACCGATGGAACCAACATCTACTATGGTCCCCGGAACCAGAACACTGCTCCTCAGGGCCAGAATCTTGTGACAATCACCGTCTTCATGGACAGCAACGGAAACCTGCAGTCCATCGACAACCAGAACCGATACGTCTCTGTTGGCAGCAATGGCCGAATGCAGATGTCCAACCAACATCGAGGTCGATGGAATGTTCAGACCAAccgaaacaacaacaatgatGTTTCTCTGCGGTTCGACAACAACCCCAAATTCCTGGCTTGCCCTGTCCAGAACTACAACAGCGGTTCTCGATCCAGAGGCAAGCGAGAAGAGTCCGAGTCTGCTGCCGCCCGGAAGGACCACCAGAACAACTGGAACAATAACCAGAACTGGAACAACCAGAACGGCCAGAAGGACAACCAGGTTTACCAGGTTTACGTCAACAACGCTCCCTGTGCCAACCCCGTTGAGCTGTCCCTGAACGGCCAGAAGCGGGGTCGACGAAACCAGTGGAACAACCGAAACAACCGAAACGTTGCCCGAGATGTGTCTACTGAGACTCCCGAGGCAACCATTGTTCTTCGAGTCAACGGAGTCACCCGACAGAACGCTATGTATTCTCCTGTCTTCAACCAGGATGGCCGAATGTACACCCAGATGCAGCGAGACAACCACCACTTCTCCGACGACCAGCACGGCAACAACATGTTCCGACTGTCGCAGGATGGCCAGATCATCGACACCCGATCCCAGCAGTACGCTCGGCTTggccagaaccagcagtTGTCCATGACCAACAACCAGAATCAGGGACTGCTGTTCACTGTTGACATCAATGGAAACCTGCAGTACAACGGTAACCAGTTCCTAGCTTGTGATACAGGAAACAACGGTCTGTACGAGGTTCGACCTGCCGGAGCCGAGGGAgctgcagcttcttgtgctAACGCCCAGGCAATTACCATCCAGATTGACCAGCAGTAAACGGGCCTACCAAGCGTTTGACAATGTCATTTGACCTGTGACAATAGTGGTTTTCAATACAAGTTTCCATTATTATACACTATATTGTGGATCTGCGTAGATTGTATCTGTTTCTTGTCCCCTTCGAGTATCAATTAGTTACCTTGACGATATGCGACTGTTTCGTCTTTAGGTCATGAGAGCTGCCCAACACGGCACTGGATAGATCGGACTTATAGGCCCAATGCTACAACTCGGATTATAAGGCACCATTTTTGTTTAGTTCATTTTACGATGCAATTGTGGGCAATAAGGTGACATGGGTTAAAGGGGTTGCTGGAATTACTGTAGGGACTCGCCTCAGTTTTTTTGCTGTAAGCAACGGATGTTGAGATAAGTTCCGACTTCATACATTCGTTTCTGAGACTCGGAGTGTCTCTGGTCAATTAATTGAATCGCTTTTATGCTACATCCGGCTTGTTTCAGACCGTTccgacatcaccaacagaaagaagacaatATTACGACTTTTTGGGGGGGAATTCATGGCTTTCATATTACTGTGTCccgctacttgtagctaccTTAGAGTAGATGAAACACTCCCGGGAGCAAcgtccttctttttttttgttctttgGACTGAACGGTGTCTGTCTATCTACCTCGACGCACCCAATATTCGTTGCATGTTGACAAGCAACTTTCTTTCATTCCGTGAGCTACCTTGTACATATCCGACCCACAAGGTCCAGACAAGCCAAGTCGGTGTCTTtagcctccttcttcatccCAGTGGGGAAACGGTAATAGAACAAGTGGTTGTCGAAAGGAGTTGGTGGGGGCAGTGACAGGAAGATCACGCCGTCTTATTGCACGAATTTGGAAGCTGTCAAGCTCGTGTCAGAGTGTGCAAGAACCGACTTAGGATGTACAAGAGCTGGGTTCGTGTTCTCTCATCGTACTACAATGTGATCCGTGAAAGACTCTACTCAAGAGCACTTCTACTTAGGTGTCTGCGTCAACTTCGCGTGAAACATGATTTCTCGACACACGCAGGCCGAGATTAGGTGTCAGACATGGAGTGGATTGCGTGTGAGCAcattgtactcgtacttgtagcttgCATGCTACTGGGTTCCTACAAACAGGACATCTGTTCAGTCATTGCGGCTACCtatggtacagtagctggCGGGAGAATTTCGTTTTCACGTGTCAAAAGACGCCAATGAAAGTCAGCAGTCTTAACGCCACAATAGACCCAAGTGTCCTTGGGGGGTGCTGTAGACCTACCGCACACAAGTACCTATATGTGTGCTCGAACTTGCGCTGGTGAAAATATGCTGCCGGATACATTCCACAATGGCAtggaggaaaaaaaagaatggTAGTTTCGTATTTACGGACCCACCCAGCTTAAAGTGGGTCTTCCCAGCGTGTAAGTTCGAGGACTGGGGGGGTCTTGCAGCCATCTACGATACCGGGTGTTCGGTGTCCGAACCGAAGCCATGTTCCGCGATAGACAATCGGACTTTTACCAGTTTCTGCCCCAACCCTTAGCTGCCCCACTGTAGCccaacaagtacttctTGTTGTCTACCCACGGGGTTAGCTTGTGTTAGTTTAGTTTTGGTACCAGGGTGGGCTTGAGGGCAAGCCAAGCCCAGGACACTTGAATGAGGTCGAGGTCGTCGTCATAATATCCGTTCTTGTCCCCGTTTTCCGCCCTCAAATCTGTGAATCACCTGTCTTACTTTGGTGCCCGTGTGTTCGTTGCACGGCTATCATTGGTTCTCGTAACTTTGAACTCTGAGCAGCAAGGTTTCCatcggtggtggtgggttGGGTGTTAACGTAAATTAAtcacaacaaaaaaactAATAGCAAAAGGGGGCGTAAATAGACGCCGTCTTTGGTCGTGTGAGGTTGGGTTTCTAAGGAATTAACAGAAACACTTTCATGGAAGGCGGAAATGGTGAAGGACTCGGTCAGACTGCTGCCTGAACCTCACACATGTCGTATTTGTTGTGCTTGGCATGTTCGGACATTTTCCATGTCCGCTTCTACACCTTGTCTGCAGTTGACATTGATTGTCTCAGATCTGCATCGCTCAAGCAATACCGTGCAGGTCTCGCATGACTATAACTGTATCCGGAACGGGTGGAAACTCGACTATGTGAAGAACTAAGGCCACCCCGTAcctccaacagcagccCCTGCTTCGTTGAGATGTATGTTTTTGTCTCCCAAACGTCACTCGAGAGTAGCGCCGTTTGAGCCCTCGAATAAGGCACTATTTAGGACCAGACCACACCCCGCGGATGTCAAGCCGAACCTTGTTGCATAAAGATAATACTAGTCAAGTGGGGTGTCGACCCGATGAGAGAATAAACCGATTGCAACGGTTTTTATTTCATTCGCTTCTTCCAGCAGACACTCTTGGTTTTCTTCCTCACAGCTTTCCGCCATTATCAGCTGCGTGTATCGTGAGTATATTGGGAGTGAGAGATGCCCTCACGATAAGACAACAGCTATAGTACAAATGTTAACACAGATGTCAGATCAAGCGCCGCCAAACTCGCCCGGAACACGGGTACCAGGGGAGATCGGTCCCCAACAATCTTCCCAGCAAGTTCCCATGGCTTATACCATCCCAGGaacaacaagtacagctCTAGATGAGGAGATCTCGGAGTACCGTGACACCAACCGAACGACCAAGACCCCTGGGATAGACGAGCTGACACCCACAGCGTTTTATGACAATCGTGGTGTTAGGCATGAGCATAGGGGAATATCtgaagagatgaagaaggagctcaagagACAGGAGAGACGCCAGCACGAGATGTTGCAAcagaagcagcttgagctgAGACAACAGGAAGCCctacaccaacaccaaaTGCTCAtcattgagcagcagaagcaaGATCAGATTATTCaacagcagaaacagctgCAACAACTGCAGCGGCAGCAACAGGAAGAGGTGGTCAGACaacagcagctgcagcaacagcagcaactgtaccagtactatcagcaacagcaacagcagcaacagcagtaTGCCGCACACATGTTACAATTCGAGCAACAAAGGCGGGAGCAGATGCGACAACTTCAGTTGGCCCAGTACCAGGCATCTCAGGCTGTTCAGACACATCATCAAGATGTTTCTCATCTAACCCCGTCTGTTCCCGTACCTGCAGCCGTAACACAGCCTCCTGCCTCCGTAGCACGTACGGCATCAGTCTCAGACATGTTGGTACCTCCTATGACATGGTCAAGAGAGGAGCCTGCCCATACTCCACAACCTACTCAATCGCGCCGATACACACCCACTTACGGTCCTGCAAAAGATGACTATCGAGGTGATAGCGGAGGCAACAGAAACAGTGGTCATGGTGGAAACAGGAGGATTGAGATACCCATCACAACAATTATTCAACGCCCTTTTGAGCACTACCGTTCCCACAATAAGTCTCCTATAGAGTTTTCCACCAGTCCTTCTGGGCCGTCAGACAGCGATGAGGATTTCGGAGACTTGACTGAGGCAGAGATTGAAGTTCTACGACGTCAAATCTCGACGGATAAAGTCAAGGTAAACTTTCTTACACTGTTCAGGTACGCTACCAAACTTGATATCTTCATTCTGTTCATTGGAATGGTCACAGCTGCCGCAGCTGGTGTTTGCATGCCTCTCTTCACTGTCATTTTCGGTCAGATGACCAATGAGTTCTTAGCTTTCATTGTGCTTGGTTCATCAGCTGACCGTTTCCAGCATCAGATTAATCATTATGCTCTGTATTTTGTCTACATTGCTGTGGCTACGTTTTGCTTAACGTCAATCAAGACATACATTACTGTCGAAAGAGGAGAACGGTTGAGTGCTCGAATCCGAGAGAATTATTTGAAGGCTATCATGAGACAGAACATTGGCTACTTCGACAAACTGGGAGCTGGAGAGGTGACCAACAGAATCACCACTGATACAAATCTGATTCAGGAAGGCATTTCCGAGAAATTGGGACTTATTGTGTCGGCTGTTTCCTCGTTCATTACCTCACTGGTGATAGGATTCATCAAATCGGCTCGACTCACTGGAATTATGATCTCCACTGTTGTCGCTCTTGTCCTGGCCATGGGAATCTGCTCCACTTTCCTTGTTAGATACGTTAGATGGGCAATTGAAGACGACAGCGAGTGTTCGTCTATTGCGGAGGAGTGTTTTGCATCAATTACCAACATTGTGGCATTTGGAATGCAGGTGAAGATGGAC from Yarrowia lipolytica chromosome 1F, complete sequence carries:
- a CDS encoding uncharacterized protein (Compare to YALI0F20152g, some similarities with uniprot|P40467 Saccharomyces cerevisiae YIL130w), whose protein sequence is MGSSLSLPLINQLPQHLFHQHPPFSFTNFRFSASIMKFSTTTVIVAATLGLAAPAFQQDASNSDFIYQLQVSDKNNQFNQQLFTDGTNIYYGPRNQNTAPQGQNLVTITVFMDSNGNLQSIDNQNRYVSVGSNGRMQMSNQHRGRWNVQTNRNNNNDVSLRFDNNPKFLACPVQNYNSGSRSRGKREESESAAARKDHQNNWNNNQNWNNQNGQKDNQVYQVYVNNAPCANPVELSLNGQKRGRRNQWNNRNNRNVARDVSTETPEATIVLRVNGVTRQNAMYSPVFNQDGRMYTQMQRDNHHFSDDQHGNNMFRLSQDGQIIDTRSQQYARLGQNQQLSMTNNQNQGLLFTVDINGNLQYNGNQFLACDTGNNGLYEVRPAGAEGAAASCANAQAITIQIDQQ